A region from the Achromobacter seleniivolatilans genome encodes:
- a CDS encoding AraC family transcriptional regulator, translating to MAPYLASRGVSALEFFQRLGISPNIFQTPDIWLPRPMCFRISNEMADVAQDPFAGAHVGQLTELRSLGIWGDLVMDSVNIVQACARAATHAELLHQGGRVDIVTEGRSTRLIHRFTGRLDEDPTQFILGSLAVLRKIPLMAGGASAIRVHLNSPRTRGDDALEGSLGPNIVTGAEYNMIEFDRDLLDSPLRAMKDDARKITTALQSTIDTAGLLIERISDQDKAKLVSISREIGMSARTLQRRLKRSGVDFDTLHDETRRSEALRLIEQRKYSATEIAYMVGYSDPAHFTRAFKRWTGQAPSRFRAALRDGA from the coding sequence ATGGCACCCTACTTGGCAAGTCGGGGTGTGTCCGCCCTAGAGTTCTTCCAACGCCTGGGCATCTCGCCGAACATATTCCAAACCCCCGATATTTGGCTTCCACGCCCCATGTGCTTTCGCATTTCAAACGAAATGGCGGACGTAGCGCAGGACCCTTTCGCCGGCGCCCACGTGGGCCAGTTGACGGAGTTGCGCTCCCTTGGCATCTGGGGCGACCTGGTCATGGATTCGGTCAACATCGTGCAAGCTTGCGCCAGGGCCGCCACGCACGCGGAATTGCTGCACCAGGGCGGAAGAGTCGACATCGTCACGGAAGGCCGAAGCACCAGACTGATTCATCGCTTCACCGGGCGGCTCGACGAAGACCCCACGCAGTTCATTCTGGGCAGCCTGGCCGTGCTTCGAAAAATTCCGCTGATGGCAGGCGGCGCTTCGGCCATACGGGTACACCTGAATTCGCCCCGGACCCGGGGCGACGACGCACTTGAAGGCAGCCTGGGTCCGAACATCGTGACGGGCGCTGAATACAACATGATCGAGTTCGACCGTGATCTACTCGACAGCCCCCTGCGCGCAATGAAAGATGACGCCAGAAAAATCACCACAGCGCTGCAATCCACGATAGACACAGCGGGCCTGCTCATTGAGCGCATATCCGATCAAGACAAGGCAAAGCTCGTGTCAATTTCCAGAGAGATCGGGATGTCGGCGCGCACCCTGCAGCGACGCCTTAAACGCAGTGGCGTCGATTTCGATACCCTGCACGACGAGACGCGCCGAAGCGAGGCGCTTCGGCTGATTGAACAGCGCAAATACTCCGCCACTGAAATCGCCTACATGGTCGGCTACAGCGACCCCGCGCATTTCACGCGCGCATTCAAGCGCTGGACTGGGCAGGCTCCCTCGCGTTTTCGCGCTGCGCTACGCGATGGGGCTTGA
- a CDS encoding putative bifunctional diguanylate cyclase/phosphodiesterase has translation MGQHATVKTYRSLQGELANAATRGELFLQYQPIVDMSEKIIGMEALMRWDSAEYGQIPPAQFIPLAEQSGAILYMGDWALDEGCQQLQQWSRIPMAAEWTLSVNVSAHQFNTAHFVDYVVHAVQRYGIAPGRLILEVTENVFLNSTSSRQQDGFRRIREAGVGIAIDDFGTGFSSMCYLRDLSVSRIKIDRTFIENVTENKKDQGIVVAIVMLAHALGLDVVAEGVETAEQLKFLKTVGCSAFQGFLFGRPSDVSEFLCSEFL, from the coding sequence ATGGGGCAGCACGCTACAGTGAAGACATACCGTTCGCTGCAAGGCGAATTGGCCAACGCCGCGACGCGCGGGGAGTTGTTCCTTCAATACCAGCCTATTGTTGACATGTCGGAGAAGATCATTGGCATGGAGGCGTTGATGCGCTGGGATTCGGCTGAGTACGGCCAGATTCCACCCGCGCAATTCATACCGCTTGCGGAGCAGAGTGGAGCCATCCTCTATATGGGTGATTGGGCGCTGGACGAAGGCTGTCAGCAACTACAGCAATGGTCAAGGATTCCGATGGCTGCCGAATGGACGCTGAGTGTCAATGTCAGCGCGCATCAGTTCAATACCGCCCATTTTGTTGATTACGTGGTGCATGCCGTGCAACGGTATGGGATTGCACCAGGTCGGCTGATACTTGAAGTCACGGAAAACGTGTTTCTGAATTCGACGTCGAGCCGGCAGCAGGATGGATTTCGGCGAATCCGTGAGGCGGGCGTTGGCATAGCCATAGACGATTTCGGTACCGGATTTTCGTCCATGTGCTATTTGAGAGATCTATCGGTCTCTCGAATAAAAATAGATAGGACATTCATTGAAAACGTGACTGAGAACAAGAAGGATCAGGGCATCGTCGTAGCCATAGTCATGTTGGCGCACGCGCTTGGTTTGGACGTGGTCGCCGAAGGCGTCGAAACGGCGGAACAATTGAAGTTTCTGAAAACGGTGGGTTGTTCGGCCTTTCAAGGCTTTCTTTTTGGAAGGCCCAGCGACGTTTCAGAATTCTTGTGTTCAGAATTCCTGTGA
- a CDS encoding paraquat-inducible protein A, with amino-acid sequence MNRLPFASDLSVVGCHTCGLVCEDLDAPGQTHQCPRCGSALHQRRPNGIARAWALLLAAVICYIPANVLPVMHTSLLGRGSSSTIMEGAVEFWTSGSYGIALVIFIASVAVPCAKFLILGLLLATSQRRSRWATRERAKLYRMVEFVGYWSMLDVLVVAVVAALVQFRGLTDISPRVGILFFGMVVIFTMLAAMSFDPRHIWDGEINGGDE; translated from the coding sequence GTGAACAGGCTGCCATTCGCAAGCGATTTGTCGGTCGTTGGCTGCCACACCTGTGGCCTCGTCTGCGAAGACCTCGACGCGCCCGGGCAAACTCATCAGTGTCCCCGCTGTGGCTCGGCGCTCCATCAGCGGCGCCCGAACGGCATCGCCCGCGCGTGGGCGCTGCTTCTGGCAGCCGTCATCTGCTACATCCCCGCCAACGTGCTGCCTGTCATGCACACCAGCTTGCTGGGCAGGGGCAGCAGCAGCACGATCATGGAAGGAGCGGTGGAGTTCTGGACATCTGGCTCCTATGGCATCGCACTCGTGATTTTCATCGCAAGCGTAGCGGTACCTTGCGCGAAATTCCTGATTCTTGGTTTGTTGCTCGCGACCTCCCAACGGCGTAGCCGATGGGCGACGCGAGAGCGCGCCAAGTTGTACCGCATGGTGGAGTTTGTCGGGTACTGGTCGATGCTGGATGTGCTGGTAGTGGCGGTGGTGGCAGCCTTGGTGCAATTCCGTGGCCTTACCGATATATCGCCGCGCGTCGGGATACTTTTCTTTGGCATGGTCGTGATCTTCACCATGCTCGCAGCGATGTCGTTCGACCCCAGACATATTTGGGATGGTGAAATCAATGGTGGTGATGAATGA
- a CDS encoding GIY-YIG nuclease family protein, translated as MTNKQMLKRQYLETKTRSGVYAIRNQTTGRALVAGSTNAQGALNRHHFELRYGQHRNAKLAQDWVEHGESNFVFEVLDMVKPSEDPAFDAAKELEMLVNLWRQEIPCHGQLGYGNEQGGLL; from the coding sequence ATGACAAACAAACAAATGCTGAAACGACAGTATCTGGAGACGAAGACTAGATCCGGTGTCTACGCGATCCGTAACCAGACCACGGGCCGAGCGTTGGTAGCCGGAAGTACGAACGCACAGGGCGCACTCAACCGGCATCATTTTGAATTGCGGTATGGACAGCATCGCAATGCAAAGCTCGCGCAGGATTGGGTCGAGCATGGTGAGAGCAACTTTGTTTTCGAGGTGCTCGACATGGTCAAACCCAGCGAAGATCCAGCGTTCGATGCCGCCAAGGAGTTGGAAATGCTCGTCAATCTGTGGCGCCAGGAAATTCCTTGTCATGGCCAGCTTGGCTACGGCAACGAGCAGGGCGGACTTTTGTGA
- a CDS encoding imm11 family protein, with the protein MTEPTAVEVSGEAASHKGEFFLIDASFLGNGRVPGIEISNEEKLIHPGMNVVSRPNGMPNQYPERPHLVHVPEKGGMPRDLEEFAGIWIVSEPLKQLFERMDAEAFAFVACDFSLADGSPGPHYYLGNVLRRLDALDEASSRLRIKLDHNYQTGEDEKLYSLVGGASLVFKQDVVGDVHVFRQERMAAPPICDRAMFDALSAANFSGVRLRDVTGT; encoded by the coding sequence ATGACCGAACCCACCGCCGTTGAGGTTTCAGGCGAAGCCGCATCTCATAAGGGCGAATTTTTCCTGATCGACGCCAGCTTCCTGGGCAACGGCAGGGTTCCCGGCATAGAAATCTCCAACGAAGAGAAGCTGATCCATCCGGGGATGAATGTCGTCTCGCGTCCTAACGGAATGCCAAATCAGTATCCGGAGCGTCCCCATTTGGTTCATGTACCGGAGAAGGGCGGAATGCCACGCGATCTGGAAGAGTTTGCCGGCATATGGATTGTGTCGGAGCCTTTGAAGCAGCTGTTTGAGCGGATGGACGCCGAGGCATTTGCATTTGTGGCATGCGACTTCAGCCTTGCTGACGGGAGCCCCGGTCCTCATTACTACCTAGGCAATGTGCTGCGCAGACTCGATGCCCTGGATGAAGCCTCCTCTCGCTTGAGGATCAAGCTCGACCACAATTATCAGACCGGCGAGGACGAGAAGCTTTATAGCCTCGTCGGCGGGGCCAGCTTGGTGTTCAAACAGGATGTTGTGGGAGATGTCCATGTCTTCCGCCAGGAGCGCATGGCAGCTCCTCCTATCTGCGACCGCGCGATGTTTGACGCATTGAGTGCGGCCAATTTCTCCGGCGTACGGCTGCGCGATGTAACCGGTACTTAG
- a CDS encoding OmpA family protein, translated as MNENIDGGVESAAPAWAVFGDLMSVLLGAFVLILVSVIGVQLQLSTQLEEEVKQRQEETQRRETLEQALAGPLAAGRVTLINGRIGISGSVLFALNSDQLQPQGREILKTLIEPLSAYLKSHDEILMVSGYTDDQQVREGNRRFADNWDLSAQRALTVTRALIDEGVPSSTVFAAAFGSEQPVASNADEDGRAKNRRVEITPIPKPSNEPGKPREQ; from the coding sequence ATGAACGAGAACATCGACGGCGGCGTGGAATCGGCGGCCCCTGCCTGGGCCGTCTTCGGCGACCTGATGTCGGTGCTGCTGGGCGCCTTCGTGCTGATTCTGGTCAGCGTGATCGGCGTGCAGCTGCAACTGTCCACACAGCTGGAAGAAGAGGTCAAGCAGCGCCAGGAAGAAACGCAACGCCGCGAGACGCTGGAGCAGGCGCTGGCCGGTCCCTTGGCTGCCGGCCGGGTCACGCTGATCAACGGCCGTATCGGCATCAGCGGAAGCGTGCTGTTCGCACTGAACTCTGATCAGTTGCAGCCCCAGGGCCGCGAGATTCTGAAGACCCTGATCGAACCTTTGTCGGCTTACCTGAAGAGCCATGACGAAATCCTGATGGTCAGCGGCTACACCGATGACCAGCAAGTGCGCGAAGGCAACCGCCGTTTTGCGGACAACTGGGATCTGTCGGCACAGCGCGCCTTGACGGTCACGCGCGCACTGATCGACGAAGGCGTGCCCTCGTCGACCGTATTCGCAGCGGCCTTCGGGTCTGAACAGCCGGTGGCGTCCAACGCCGACGAAGACGGCCGCGCAAAGAACCGCCGCGTGGAAATTACGCCCATTCCCAAACCGTCCAACGAGCCGGGTAAGCCGCGTGAGCAGTGA
- a CDS encoding YSC84-related protein — MKPVGKQLAQCLRSAVLVFACAAGPASVALADSASAIQSESAAALQHLYAVEPSTKELGDKAVAVLVFPKIYKAGFVVGGEHGQGALFKGKDAIGYYEISAMSLGLQAGAQTFGYALFFMNQKSLNYLEKSDGWALGSGPSLVAWDKSVASSLSTTTLSQQVFAVPFGAQGLMAGMGLEGSKISSIRP; from the coding sequence ATGAAACCTGTCGGCAAGCAACTGGCTCAATGCCTGCGTTCGGCCGTGTTGGTGTTTGCCTGCGCAGCCGGCCCCGCGAGCGTCGCTTTGGCCGATTCCGCATCAGCGATCCAAAGCGAATCCGCCGCGGCGCTACAACATCTTTACGCTGTCGAACCCAGCACGAAAGAGCTGGGCGATAAAGCGGTAGCCGTGCTGGTTTTCCCAAAAATATACAAGGCGGGTTTCGTTGTTGGCGGTGAGCACGGACAAGGCGCGTTGTTCAAGGGCAAGGACGCTATCGGCTATTACGAAATCTCCGCCATGTCTCTGGGCCTGCAAGCTGGCGCCCAGACATTTGGATATGCGCTGTTCTTCATGAACCAGAAGTCGCTGAATTATCTTGAGAAGAGCGATGGCTGGGCGTTGGGCAGTGGCCCCAGCTTGGTAGCCTGGGACAAATCTGTTGCTTCCAGCCTGTCTACCACCACTTTGTCCCAGCAAGTTTTTGCGGTGCCCTTCGGCGCCCAGGGTTTGATGGCGGGCATGGGTCTTGAAGGCTCCAAGATTTCCTCTATCAGGCCTTAG
- a CDS encoding paraquat-inducible protein A: MALTLTTAVVFLIANICPVVRISLNGTHREATLWEFAWALAQGSVAPIAIVAALVIILVPLAQIALLAWVLLYARVGRRAPGFARSLRLLALLRPWSMIEVGIFGILVAIIKLISLVEVTLGAGVWATAALMVLLTVIAHRDLSSLWEQTKDDSELPSGRAA; encoded by the coding sequence TTGGCGTTGACCCTGACAACAGCGGTCGTGTTTCTGATCGCGAACATCTGTCCAGTCGTACGCATCAGCCTGAATGGAACGCACCGAGAGGCAACGTTGTGGGAATTCGCATGGGCGCTTGCCCAAGGAAGCGTCGCGCCCATAGCGATCGTAGCTGCGCTAGTGATTATCTTGGTACCGCTTGCGCAGATCGCTTTGCTTGCATGGGTGTTGCTGTATGCGCGGGTTGGCCGGCGCGCACCAGGCTTTGCTCGTTCCCTGCGATTGCTTGCGCTGTTGCGGCCTTGGAGCATGATTGAGGTCGGCATCTTCGGCATCCTGGTGGCGATCATCAAACTGATCAGCCTTGTGGAAGTCACTCTTGGCGCCGGCGTCTGGGCGACTGCTGCGCTGATGGTTCTGTTGACCGTCATTGCCCACCGGGACCTCTCTTCGCTATGGGAGCAAACGAAAGACGATTCGGAATTGCCAAGCGGAAGGGCGGCGTGA
- a CDS encoding PqiB family protein: MTEGPVISITFRTAAGLEEGKTLVKYKDVNVGTVMAIGLSEDGSRVVATVALDKDAASLARQGSRFWVVRPRIGIDGVSGVDTLLSGAYIGVDRGQSTEPGKEFTGLESPPTVIGDTPGRSFVLHTEDLGSLDVGSPVYYRRIQVGRVASYQLGEDGKAVALRLFVNAPYDRFVTTETRFWNASGVDVSLGADGFKLQTQSIATILAGGVSFGTSPGASGEPAAEDTAYELAKDQQAALAPPDGPSQIAYLVFEQSLRGLTIGAPVQFDGMDLGKVISVKPDYDPVRRRFQSKVGIVIYPQRLGEILEKMPALDGTEEDRLIHMLQEMVAHGLRAQARTGNLLTGQLYIALDFIPNTPKVAFDPQRRPLLLPTVSGSFDQLQERVASIVGKIEKMPLDSIARNLDASFANLNKALVQVNNLVLPQATQTLRQAQQTIGAAHGMLAEDATLRQGLGQALQEIERAARSVRTLTDLLSRYPEAVVRGRPKNATFEASKAPPASTIETPQR; this comes from the coding sequence ATGACTGAAGGCCCCGTGATCAGTATTACGTTTCGTACCGCCGCCGGCCTGGAAGAAGGCAAGACCCTGGTGAAGTACAAGGACGTAAACGTAGGCACGGTGATGGCGATCGGTCTGAGCGAAGACGGCTCCCGTGTGGTCGCAACGGTGGCGCTGGATAAGGATGCGGCGAGCCTGGCGCGTCAGGGCTCGCGGTTTTGGGTGGTGCGGCCGCGCATCGGCATCGATGGCGTTTCCGGGGTAGATACGCTGCTGTCAGGGGCCTACATCGGCGTCGATCGTGGGCAATCGACGGAACCCGGCAAGGAATTCACCGGCCTGGAAAGTCCTCCCACCGTCATAGGCGATACACCCGGACGGTCTTTCGTTCTGCATACCGAAGACCTCGGCTCGTTGGACGTCGGATCACCTGTGTACTATCGCCGCATTCAAGTCGGCCGTGTTGCGTCATACCAGTTGGGCGAGGATGGAAAAGCTGTCGCCCTGCGCCTCTTCGTCAACGCGCCCTACGACCGCTTTGTCACCACAGAAACACGCTTCTGGAACGCCAGCGGGGTGGACGTTTCGCTCGGTGCAGACGGGTTCAAGCTACAGACGCAGTCGATTGCCACCATTCTGGCTGGAGGCGTGTCCTTCGGAACTTCCCCGGGCGCGTCCGGCGAGCCAGCGGCGGAAGATACGGCGTACGAATTGGCCAAGGATCAGCAGGCTGCGCTGGCCCCGCCTGATGGGCCGTCGCAGATCGCCTATCTGGTCTTTGAGCAATCCTTGCGGGGTCTGACCATTGGCGCGCCCGTGCAGTTCGATGGCATGGACCTGGGCAAGGTCATCTCCGTCAAGCCGGATTACGATCCCGTCAGGCGTCGCTTTCAATCCAAGGTCGGCATTGTGATTTATCCGCAGCGGCTGGGTGAAATCCTGGAGAAAATGCCGGCGCTCGACGGCACAGAAGAAGACCGGCTGATCCACATGCTGCAAGAGATGGTGGCGCACGGTTTGAGGGCGCAGGCAAGGACTGGAAACTTGCTGACGGGCCAGCTTTACATCGCTCTGGACTTCATACCGAATACCCCAAAGGTCGCCTTTGATCCGCAACGCCGCCCGCTATTGCTGCCCACAGTCAGTGGCAGCTTCGATCAATTGCAAGAGCGGGTCGCCAGCATCGTGGGCAAGATTGAAAAGATGCCCTTGGACAGCATTGCCCGAAATCTTGACGCGTCCTTTGCAAACCTGAATAAGGCGCTGGTGCAGGTGAATAACCTCGTTCTGCCACAGGCCACGCAAACGCTACGCCAGGCGCAACAAACCATTGGCGCTGCGCACGGGATGCTCGCTGAAGATGCGACGTTGCGACAGGGCCTGGGCCAAGCACTTCAGGAAATCGAGCGCGCCGCGCGCTCAGTACGCACATTGACCGACCTTTTGAGCCGATACCCCGAGGCAGTGGTGCGAGGCCGCCCCAAGAACGCCACATTCGAGGCTTCCAAAGCGCCGCCTGCCAGCACGATAGAGACTCCCCAACGATGA
- a CDS encoding PqiC family protein — protein sequence MMTRPIRISLLLLTLGLAACSASAPVRHYTLLNPPGDVQPPRAPVRFVVEVLPVTLPEYLNQPQLVVRQDDSGMLAVLDDERWLGPLDEEIRNALSAQLLDRLGIQNVAGLSWPSDGQVIRVKLQVRRFDAWPGKRVLLEAGWSLGDAREPGEAKLVCHGRFEEPAAAGYPALVQAQQRLVAVLAQQIGQDATMWSASRKATCGPSQAS from the coding sequence ATGATGACCCGACCTATTCGTATCAGCCTGCTCCTTTTGACCCTAGGGCTGGCAGCTTGCAGCGCTTCTGCGCCGGTACGCCACTACACGTTGCTCAATCCTCCGGGCGATGTCCAGCCTCCGCGGGCTCCTGTGCGCTTCGTGGTCGAAGTGCTGCCCGTGACGTTGCCGGAGTATCTGAATCAGCCCCAACTGGTCGTGAGGCAAGACGACAGCGGCATGCTCGCCGTCCTGGACGACGAGCGGTGGCTGGGGCCATTGGACGAAGAGATACGCAACGCGTTGTCCGCCCAGTTGCTCGATCGCCTAGGCATTCAGAACGTGGCAGGGCTGTCCTGGCCCAGCGATGGGCAGGTGATCAGGGTGAAATTGCAAGTTCGCCGGTTCGACGCGTGGCCGGGAAAGCGGGTGCTGCTTGAGGCGGGTTGGAGCTTGGGAGATGCACGCGAGCCTGGCGAGGCAAAGCTGGTTTGCCATGGACGTTTTGAAGAACCCGCCGCCGCTGGCTATCCCGCGCTTGTCCAAGCGCAGCAGCGCTTGGTCGCTGTGTTGGCCCAACAGATCGGTCAGGACGCGACGATGTGGTCGGCCTCACGCAAGGCAACATGCGGCCCGTCCCAGGCGTCGTAG
- a CDS encoding DUF2894 domain-containing protein encodes MSSDGTRMMDARATLNGWREAGCDRANPVRFQFLDAMERRSAKLEGPARQLLDDRLAALIQAYQAQLDKGQEDIPDVPALDAPADTASAPASGTLAELIDYIANPASPDGQDAGIRDALGLRAAYPDLPMLDYFRAIWSRVSADRQVRQSQEQVHKNAGPLNSNQLVHRGLSLMREVSPGYLQHFLAYTDALIWMEQLNAATAPAPKESARAGSAKKTTRAKSR; translated from the coding sequence GTGAGCAGTGACGGCACCCGGATGATGGACGCCCGCGCCACGCTCAACGGCTGGCGCGAGGCCGGTTGCGACCGCGCAAATCCGGTTCGCTTCCAGTTTCTGGACGCAATGGAGCGGCGCTCGGCCAAGCTTGAGGGCCCTGCCCGGCAGTTGCTGGACGATAGACTGGCGGCGCTGATTCAGGCCTATCAAGCGCAGCTGGATAAGGGCCAGGAAGACATCCCAGACGTACCGGCACTTGATGCCCCGGCCGATACGGCATCAGCCCCGGCCAGCGGCACCTTGGCCGAACTGATCGATTACATCGCCAACCCGGCCTCGCCCGATGGTCAGGACGCCGGCATACGCGACGCTCTGGGCCTGCGCGCTGCCTACCCCGACCTGCCAATGCTGGATTACTTTCGAGCAATCTGGTCGCGGGTCAGCGCCGACCGCCAGGTGCGCCAGTCGCAAGAGCAGGTGCACAAAAACGCCGGGCCGCTCAACTCCAATCAGCTCGTTCATCGCGGCCTGTCCCTGATGCGCGAAGTCTCGCCCGGTTATCTGCAACACTTTCTGGCGTACACCGACGCGCTGATCTGGATGGAACAATTGAACGCCGCCACGGCTCCCGCACCCAAGGAATCCGCCCGCGCGGGTTCTGCCAAAAAGACCACGCGCGCCAAAAGCCGCTAG
- a CDS encoding ParD-like family protein produces the protein MGLVKISEQMHENLRVAGSALSRSINSQAEHWMRIGMLSELYPELRHADICQLLIRIEQGEGFAIAALSQGLPDASQQEAA, from the coding sequence ATGGGCCTCGTCAAAATCTCCGAGCAGATGCACGAAAATCTGCGCGTCGCGGGCAGCGCGTTGAGCCGCTCGATCAATTCCCAAGCTGAACACTGGATGCGCATCGGCATGTTGTCCGAGCTCTATCCCGAACTGCGCCACGCCGATATCTGCCAGTTGCTGATCCGCATCGAGCAAGGAGAAGGCTTCGCCATTGCGGCCCTGTCTCAGGGCTTACCTGACGCTTCCCAGCAGGAGGCCGCGTAA
- a CDS encoding peptidoglycan-binding protein: MIRIQASVGQGGLNRAADVRVVQRALNAYRRRYRYGREIPETGLVSSDVVQTIQDFQSRLGVAPSGRWNG, translated from the coding sequence ATGATTCGAATACAGGCGTCAGTAGGGCAAGGCGGGTTGAATCGGGCCGCCGATGTGCGCGTGGTGCAGAGGGCATTGAATGCGTACAGGCGTCGGTACAGGTATGGGCGGGAAATTCCCGAAACCGGCCTGGTTTCTTCCGACGTTGTCCAGACGATTCAAGATTTTCAGAGCAGACTCGGGGTCGCCCCATCGGGCCGGTGGAACGGCTGA
- a CDS encoding alpha/beta fold hydrolase — protein sequence MPKTTVNEIEIEYDSFGNSEAEAVLLISGLGTQMTRWSETFCRLLAEQGLRVIRFDNRDVGLSTHFDSASMPDLAAISDAASVGVAPNVPYTLFDMANDALGLLDSLQIQRAHVVGRSMGGMIAQLLASEHPERVLSLVSMMSSTGNRELPQASPAVMALMTSPAPHPLKDEKGYLAHCVAFSKMIAGRGYPFDESAQREQALAEVQRAYNPGGFWRHIAAIAATGDLRSRLAKVSAPALVIHGSDDPLVSSEAGKDTAANIRGAKLLIIDGMGHDFPPALFGFVAGAIADNARRTVKPV from the coding sequence ATGCCCAAAACGACAGTGAACGAAATTGAAATTGAATACGATAGCTTTGGAAATAGCGAGGCGGAAGCGGTTCTGCTGATTTCCGGTCTTGGGACACAGATGACACGTTGGAGCGAAACGTTTTGCCGGTTATTGGCAGAACAAGGCTTGCGCGTGATTCGCTTTGACAATCGCGACGTGGGTCTTTCAACTCACTTTGATAGTGCATCAATGCCCGATCTTGCTGCGATTTCCGACGCAGCCTCTGTCGGCGTAGCGCCCAATGTTCCGTATACGCTTTTCGATATGGCGAACGATGCTTTGGGACTTCTCGATTCGTTGCAAATCCAACGAGCGCACGTGGTTGGGAGATCTATGGGAGGCATGATCGCTCAACTATTGGCTAGCGAGCATCCTGAACGGGTTCTATCGCTGGTTTCCATGATGTCCAGCACTGGCAACCGTGAGCTGCCGCAAGCCAGCCCTGCCGTGATGGCGCTGATGACATCGCCCGCGCCACATCCATTGAAAGACGAAAAAGGCTATCTCGCCCATTGCGTTGCTTTTTCTAAAATGATTGCCGGGCGAGGTTATCCGTTTGACGAATCCGCCCAGCGAGAGCAAGCCTTGGCCGAAGTCCAGCGTGCATACAACCCAGGCGGGTTTTGGCGGCATATTGCGGCCATTGCAGCAACCGGTGATTTAAGGTCTCGGCTAGCCAAAGTAAGTGCTCCGGCGCTTGTGATTCATGGGTCAGACGACCCGCTGGTTTCATCGGAAGCAGGGAAGGACACGGCGGCCAATATTCGAGGCGCCAAACTGCTCATCATCGACGGAATGGGTCACGATTTTCCACCCGCTCTGTTCGGGTTTGTGGCCGGGGCCATCGCAGATAATGCGCGCCGCACGGTCAAGCCCGTGTAG